The sequence below is a genomic window from Poecile atricapillus isolate bPoeAtr1 chromosome 15, bPoeAtr1.hap1, whole genome shotgun sequence.
TGCACAGAAAGAAACATCCAAGAGCAGAGGAGAAAGGCAAAAGGCCAAATCCACACTCACAGCCTCCTTGGCATTGTGACTCTCCCTGTCACCCATCATCAGCCCTTAGCTGGGTCAGGCTCAGTTTGCAGCAGGAGCTCCCAAACTTCCCATGGTGACAATCCCATCTCTCTGAAGACCTGTGTCAAAACAACATTCAAGGAGTTCAGGAGGAGCATGGGGGAACCAGAACTGTTCCATAAGGGGAAATGAAATTTTCTAGGGAATAATGCAGAGAGGAAGCAAAACCAGGAAGTCTTGCCCCTGGCTTTGAGCAAATTTTGAAGTTGAAGTGAAAAAAAGCCTTCAAAGAGCTGAACTCTGACCAAACACTACCGTGTTTGGCAAGGAAGAGCCAAAACCACATCTAAAGCTCAACACATGTGCCGATCCCGGGAGTGCTTCCTGcaagtggtgacagaggggatGGAACATGAAATCCTGCCCTGCCTGATCCCGCCCTTTGGACAGGTAAAGGCTTCTGCTGCCgagctgctctgcctcttcTGGGAGTGTGGGGTCTGCTCCACTGGGGAAAGGCTGGctcccccaggctgctggagaaggAATGGGAATGGTCAGATGGGAACCACGAGCCCAGGAGAACAGGAACTTGCAGGAGTCCTGTGCTGTTGCTGTCTTTTGCCCAGCACTGCAGGTCAAGACCCCTCTCTCCACTGTCCGTAAGCcaccccctgctccccagggcaggagtCACTCTGGCCCCACACGCTCCTCAGCACGTGTGGGCAGttccccatcctgtcccagcTCTTTCCACATGTCTCTCATGATGCCATGGCTCAAGCCACCCTGCAGCCACGTGCTGGGGCTACCCAGGGACAACAGGAGCTGGGTCAGGGCTGCAAGCAAGCACACCAGCCATATTTGCTATCTGCAAGGAAATCCAGACACATCTGTGTTCCCTGGTGGCACTACCAGCCCGGGAATTCCCCGGGCAGCTtgtgccagtgccagaggaATGATTGCTGCGGCTCTCCAGCTTTCCACTGGCAGGTGTATGTGGGCTGGGGAAGTACCAGGGAAAACCTGTGGACTCAGCAAGAAAAGTGAGAGCAGCGTGGCTGGGTTTAAAGAGAACTTGGAAAGAGAAGTTGTCAGCCCAAAATAAAACATCCTTTACCCATTTCCACACAGGACAAGTCTATTGTCACCCACAGAACTGGGCTGTGGTCAGGACTTGTGGCAACTGTGTTTGGCCCTAGACCAACAGGAACTTCAGCACAGAGAGGTTATGGTAGGCATGCCTGCCAATACATCAACCAGCTTCTCCCTGTGCAGAATCTCCTCCTTAAGCCTCTCGGCCATGCATCCTGCCAACAAAGGAGAAGCGTTCTCATGAAGCAGGGCCTGCCCTCCGTTACTCCTGAAGCCCTTCCCAGCTGCTTTCACCCCAGGGAAGGGCAGGTGCTGCCAGTGGGATACAGGAGACCCAGCACGGCCGTACCCAGGATCCCGATGCGGAGCGGAGCACGAGCCTGCGGCCGCCGGGCCTTCAGCGCCTTGAGGTGCTGCAGACGGTTCCAGATGGCCTGCTCGGCCTTCTCCCTGGGGAGCCAGGACAACTGGGtattccagctgctgctcttgagcacagccccagccttaAGCGGCCCAAGCCCTTTGTGAGGAGAATTCAGCTACAGGCGGGGAATCCAATGGCAAAGTGCCGTTTGTGGTGTGGGGATTATGTCTTGACTTTATCTTATCTGCTATCACTTTGCTTGCCTGAGAGCATCTCCACTGCAGAAAGACCACAGGGACTAAGCTCTTGGGGACAAAAACTACCTTGGCTACAGCATACAGACGGGCTTTGGAGGAAAGACCGGCAGGGGAcgcggcggccccgccgctgccTCCGCCCCTCGGCGCCGCGTTCCGCCCCTCTCACGTTCCGGGCTCGCCCCGCGGCTGGGCGGCGCCGCCGCgggaatcacaaaatcacagaattaattaggttggaaaagacctcgaAGATCATCGAATTCAACATGTGACCAGAATCAGCATGTCAACTACAGCAAAGCACTGAGCGCCATGTCCAGTCTTCCCTTAAATACCTTCAGGGACCGTGACtctgccacctccctgggcagcccattccaagaTCTAATGACCCCTTCTGTGaaagaatttttcctaatatccaacctaaaagTCCCCTGGTGTAGCATGtccccttgtcctattgctgtctgtctggaagcagagcctgacccccacctggctgccccctcctgtcagggagttgtgagGGTGtgaaggtcccccctgagcctcctccaggctgagcccccagctccctcagcctctcctggtgctccagcttCTTCCCTGGTTCCcatgcccttctctggacattaTCCAGCACCTCCATGTCCATTTTAGAGCGAGGAACCCAGAACTGGACAAAGGCCTTGAGATGTGGGCCTCACCCATgccagggggacaatcccttcCCTGGTTTGGTTACAGGCCATGTTGAAACAGGCCAGGATGCCcctggccttcttggccacctggtgctcatgttcagctgctgttggacagcagggcagggcctTTTCCACTGTGCTCTTTCCAACCACGCTGCTCCAAGGCTGGAGTGAAGGGACAGGCCAGTGGGACACAGGTGTTCCATGGTGCCTCACCATGGCCATGGAAACAGCCAAACCAGGCGGTCTccacccagctccagctcccatcTGGCCCTGTATGGCCAGAGATGCAGATAGTGACACCAGCACGATAGCCCATCACCAACACCTTTATTGCTGCTCgcagggaggaggggatggGTAGGCCCAGGTTAGGGCACCCCAGCTCATGGTAGCACCACGTGAGGCCCCATCTGAGTGTCTGAGCCAAGGCAGCAGTGCAATGCAGTGGCAGGACTCCTGGTCTTTGGCTCAGGCAGGGGAGCATGGAAGGGCAAGTGGTGAATGGAGCATATTTTGTGCTGAAGGGCTCTCATCACCTTATTTTCATGCCCGGGGCTGGAAGTGAACATCTGCTCCAAGCAGCATGAAATTctgggagaaagagagaaagcacTAGGCTGATATGGGCCCTGGCAGCTGCATTCCCTAGCACCAACCACATCCCTGAAGGGGAAATGTGCCTACCCCTGTGCCTATTTTGCCCCatggcaggctctggagataTTTCAGAGCCACACCTCACTATAGCTTTCTATTTGGCATCCCCATGGTGACCCCACTATGGGGCGTCCCCACCATATGGACTGTCTTGGATCCCCTAGACGTGGTACAGCTCCTTCCATCAGGACAAGCAGGGGCTGCATCCTACCAGGCACCACAGCATCCATCCAGGCAATGACAGCCAGGGAGagtggggatttggggctgacACTGCTAAAAAAATGTCGTGGGAAATTCAGACCCCCCCATTTAAGAACTGGAGAAGGATGTGGTGCTATCCCAGACTCCCACCATGCAGTCAGGAAAAGCACAGCACTGGTTTGCAGCTGAGAGCACCTTTTCATCCATcacttcccagcacagctgggggaACTGAATTTGGAAGCTGTGCTGGTAGGCAGGGCTTTAGGGACAGCAGAATGGGCTCCAGCTCATGGGCAGGTGCTCCCCCTCACTCACCTGGTAGAACTTCATGAGGGTATTGGAGAGCTGGATCCTGTCCAGAAGGGGCAGAGGGAAACCCTCATCTAAACGGGCTGGAAAAGACAGCACATGTGTCTACATTGTGGTGGGAATGGGAGTCAAGGGAGCACAGTGCACACAGAGGAGGTGGCCacctccttcccccagccctttcctctcccccactgctcctggggcaggCAGAGGAAACTCCTCCCAAGATCCACAGAAGGGCTGCGTGTTGTGCCCTTGGcccctgcagccaccagcccTACTCTGGTCTGAGCTGCTGGCGAGGCAGGAgaagcagggatttggggagaggGTCTGGAAAGCATTAGGATATGCACAGGGCTCATTTTTTCCATTGCGTTTGCTGCTGGGAGCCTGTCAGAGCAGCAAGAGGCTCCCACTGCTTCACTGCCGCCTCCTGCACGCACTTTTCCCTGGATCAGCCTTGGCAATGAGGATTTAATTAGTGAGTTGGGACCACTTGGGTGGAGCAACCCGAGCGGAAGGTGCTCCAGCACCCCCATTCCCCCCAGTAAATTCTCACCATTAAGATGTGGGAGCAGGGTACTGGAAGTCAAGGCGTTCATTAAGGACTGCATCATTCGTACCTGGGGATTGGGGAGAAGGGGGGAGAAGCTTTAGCCTGTGGGCCAGGAGACATGCAGGCACTGGAAGATAATTAGGAAAAGAagatgaggagctgggaggggcaCACATTTTGCCAGAGACCAGCAGATTTGTCTGGCTGCACTGGCAGGGCAGAAAATGTTGGGGTGAGAGCAGCGACAGATCCTTTCCCAGCCTTGCAGGCTGAGGCAGGAGGTGGCTGCAGGGTCAATGTGGGGTCCCATGTTGGGAAGCAGTGTGCAATGAGCCGTCATCCTGGCCCCCAGCAGGCTGCCAGCTCCATGCTGGGGGCTCTGGTCATGATCAAGGCTAGCTTACCTGGAAAGTGCCAACAGCTGAATCCTTCAGAGAGAGCCTGATCCTGTACAGGGGCAGAAGTGGAAGATGTCACAACAGAGGGAGCAATTCCACCCATCGATGGCCATGCACATCCCactccctccagccccagctcattCCCTCCACAGCAAGCCCACATCCCTAGGATCTTCCCATTCCCTCTCTGTTCCTGGGCACCCACACAGAGGTACCCCCAGCCACCCCCTGCCCAGACAATGGCTGCTCCCCTCTGTACCTGCCCACATCCAGGCTCCCAACTATGTGGCCGGATCTCACGTTGATGACAGCGGACACGTTCCCTGTCTGGGGAGAGAGCACAGAGCTCTGGCAGTGCTCACCCCACCTCAACCCAAAGCAGACACCTGAGGGAACGGCTCTGACCAGCTGAAACACACCACTACCCATCCAGGGGTGTGTTTGCACCTGGTATTAAACCTGGCATTTGCCAGCTCAGGAATTGTTCACTTGCGGACACTCCCATTGTGCCTGGACAGAAACCTGGCACCTCCCCTGGCAGGATCTGGGCAACAGGGCCAGGCACAGCTCAAACTCCCTCCTGCCCCATTGCCACAGGCTGTGTCTGAACTCACCAGgctgaggaggaagagaggagcCAGGCTGGAGTTGGGAAGGATGGCATAAGCCTGGGCATCCACAATGGGCTGGAATGAGATTCCTCCTGGTCCAATAGTCAGGAatggagcagtgggagcagaCAGCCTGAACTTCATTGGCATGTTTGGGTACATCTCCTCCAGctgtgtgggagcagggaggggatgggaatGATGGCACAAACCCCCAGTCGTGAGGGAGAACACCTGGCACAGAGCAAAGCCTGTGTGTGCAAGAGCTCTGGGCAGGCAGGTTGGGCCACACTGCTCACCTGGGGAATGAAGGCTGAGAAGACAGAGGTGTCCAGTTTGAATCCCACATCCTTTGGGATCTGCAGGGAGAGGACTGTCACACTGGGGCAATGTGGCACAGAGGAGCCCATGGTGaaccctcctgtccccaaatgCTGCCATGTGTGacagcccagccccatcccacagcCTCCAGCTCTCCCACTGCGGCTTCTCCAAgactgctgctcccagagcaccTCAGCAAATGGATCCTCTTTCCTGGCCCTGTCCTGCTCGTGCCACTCACCATGGCCTCTGTGATTTCAAAGACCAGTGCCCCAGCCTTGTGGTAGGCAATGCAGGCTGTGTTGAAGAAGTAGCTGGAGGCTCCAAAGTAAACCATGCGGTCGTGATCCGGGGGGAGGGCCAGTGGCGGCGGTGAGAAGGGGACGGTGGAGCGATGGGCCAGGGAGTAGAATTCACCCTGGGAGGATGGAGAGACATAGAGAAGGGTGTGTCCCAAATAGCAGTGGGACTCACCTGCTGACTCAGGATGGCAAACAGCATTTGTAGCAGGTACCAAAACCTTGGTCCcacctgcctgtggcagggcattggccaaatcaagtgtccccagggccacctctCACCTTCAGGTCTGCATCCAGGGACTGGGCAGTAGCTCTTGGGGGTGCCACCAAGGCGTAATCAAGCCCAATCTTGCCATCTATCCTGGCTGTGACTGAAAACACaaggaagagagagaataaGAATGGCATGGTCAGGAAAGCTGGGAGCAGATGGCCTCTGCTGCTGTCTGGACAGTGCCATGCCTGGGCTTCCTGGGCCTCAGCTCACTACCAACTGCCCCTATGCTTGCTTCTGTTTGAAAGCAAAAAcctccatttttctcctcacttTTTCACAACAATCtcctggagctgaggatggcCTGAATCCCCCAGCTAAATCAGCCTGAGCCCCTGCCTGTCATTGGGTGCAAGTCCCAAAGGGAACTCCACAGCCAGACAAGACACAGAGTGATTTGTCTCTGCTGAGAAGAtgctctccagctcccagcttGGGTACTGGAATACCAGGAGATGGACACAAGGTAAAATGTTTCTCAAGACTGGGAAAAGCTAGGAAGAGCTGCTCCTAAAGCCACTTGCAGCCCCTCAGTACCTGGCAGGGTCTGGATATATGTCTGGAGCTCGTTTTGTACAGACTTGGCCACGTTGTCACAGACCTGTGGGacagaaaggcagcagagatAAGTGAGGGCATCAGggtcacagccccagctccgAGCCTCAGCCCCGCTCCCTGCTCCATGACAAAGTCTGCTTAAGTGAAAGAGCACACAGTGATGATTGTCTCCTTTCATCAGGCAGCACATTAAGTGTCCAAGACACAAGCAGGGTTTATACCGACAAGCATCTGCTTGCAGCAATTTCCCCTCAGCACAGTTCAGCTCTGGGAAGAGCCCTGGAAGGAATCTCATGTGGTCCATGCAGGAATGAACCGTGCTGAGCAGCCAGGACATGGCCAAAGCCAAGCAACTGAGAGGATTAACCCAccctgcaggggcaggagcactGACTGCACTGAGGCTGAGCTTTGCTGAGCTCCTACAGCTTTGTGTGCCAAGACAGAAGAGtgcatccctctgcctctgTCATCCACAAGTGAAGCCCTGGCATTCGTGGGGATTTTGTTGCAGGCTCACtgctagcctgggaaatttaCTGCAGGGTACCTTCTTGCAGATGGCTAAGGAAACCTGCACAAGCTCCTTTCAATGTTTTCACTGTAACATCACAGCAACCATGGGCAGGATCTGTCCATCATCTGTCTGACTGGGCATGCAGCCCACAGAGCTGATGGTGAGATGCAGCGCTGCAGAGGGGCAGTGACCACACTGAcagagatgaggaggaggagcaaCAGAGCTTTGGGCATGGCCTTAATGACAGCAGGTTTCAGCTCTTTGCTGTCCccagtgatatttttctttctgtgctggaAATGCCCCATCGCTGCATGTGAGGATGttgctggaggcagaaaaaTGCAGCCCTGGTCCTAGTGACTGGGATTTCTCCATGACCTACATTTCCCTGTGATTTGGATCTCCCTGTGAATGGAGTCCCAGAACTGGGGGGGTACAAGAACTTCCCAAGCATTGCAGGAATAGCAAGAGGCAGACACAGGCTGCCTGGCCTTGCTTGGGGCCCAGCTGTGGCCAGTGTGCTGCTCAatccctgcccctgccctctCCTGTCCATTGCCCCTCACACTATCACTCCACAAAGACAATGAAGAACGtgtgtggggcagagggaatTTGGAGGAGGACCAGAGGGCAGTGGGGTCCCTTTGCAGTCCCAGAGCTGTTCTCCTTCCAGGGgataaaacagcagaaaaagcctCTGTGCCCTGGTATCGCTCCTGCCACCAGACCATCTGCCACCACAGACCCCAAGGGGATTTGGGAAAGTTGTTGCATAGAATTGGGAATAGTGCCTGGGCAGGATGGGATCTAGTGCAGGAGTGGGATTTGCCTGTTCTCCAACTGCCTCCTTCATGAGCAAGGTTCACATCCAGAGAGGCTGTAACTCATGCCAGTTATCCTTGTAGTAATTATTGCTAACAGCTTGTTTCCATGCCTTGTTGCGGGTCTCCTGCATGTCAGTGTCTGTACCAGGCAGTGGTACCACAGCTCCCTGATCCCCCTcagtaaaacaaaacaccaaatgTCTGAAAATCAGGAATAAGAGTTTCCCCTCCAGTGCTCCCCAAAGCCCTCCAGAATATGGCAGGTTAAAGGACAGCTCTGATCAGGTTACAATGAGTTTGGCTGAGACATAAGATCTAATTAACTGACCACATGGAAAGAAAAGTCTTTGTTAATTAGGAACCACTTATGCTGGGCTTTGGCAAAGGCTCCAGGTTTCAAATTCAGTCTGAGTCACACTATGCTATGGAGCCTGCAACGCCCATTCCTTTGGTTTTTTACTGAATTGGCAAcacagctgtgtgctctggctGTAGTCTATCCCTACATCTGATCCTTCCAGCACATCACCTACAAGTGAGGGCTAAAGACCACCAGAAAACCCAGGGCCCTGCCCTCCACTGTTCACATACCTTGCTCTCTAAAATCTTCCGCAGCCTGGACTCAATAACACTGTGGAACAGGTTGTAAAGCCACCTGCAGAGAGACACAGAGGGAAGCCCTGTCTAGCTCACATCCATACTGCAGAAGCATGTGCCCAGGAAAGGGAGACCCTAGAGATGCAAGACCCTGGGAACATCATTCCCACACCAATTTGGCATCTGGCTTTGCCCCAGGGTTTCCATTTGCAGACTCACTGGTAAACCACAGAAGTCTGGTGTCTGCCTTAACCACACCCATCCCCTTTAaatgtgcagccacagcaggagaAATTCAGGCCAGATTTAAGAGCAGGCAACCTCAGATTTGCCAATGGCCTACTCCTTGCACCAGGGCCACATTCCCATGGCAGAGTCACATTCCCATGGCAGGTGGGTGAACACACAGAGTTTCCAGAACTTCCAGTGAAGCTACATACCCAAGCCTGCCCGAAAAAAGCACTCGGACTTTGGAGATGCGGGCACTGCAGTCAGAGGTGCTGATGGTGGGCTTCCCAGTTGCATCACTGCCCAGACTCAGGAAAATTTTGATGTAGACATTTTCCACCTTCAGGTTAAAAGACCCATGGTCCCGGCTGCTGGAAGAGGGGGATGAGAAAGGAATGTTTGTTAATGCCAGGGCCTGGTGAAGACGCCTCAAATCAGCTTCAGGATTAATCTATGTGGATCAGTCTCCCCCTTTTACAGTGCATCCAGAGGAGACTGGGAAAGTGTTTAAACTCAGGGGAAACAAATTTCACTGGCACATCAACTAGGAGAGGTAACCTTTAAATAGAGGGGAGTGAAGGCAAGTAGGGGTGGTAGAAGAGAGACCTGAGGGTCCATGTATAGCACCCCCATCATGTGCCTTGTTCCTGCCTCCCACCCTATTTTATCCATCATATCTGGGTGAGCAAAGTGACAGCTGCCGAAAACACAAGGGAGAGCgagagaagaaaaaacctgTCCAGATCCAGAGAGGGAGACACAGAGTGGGTGCCTGAACAGGCAGACCTGACCACTTACACAAAGAAAAACTTCACCCGCCAATCCCCATCCAGCTCAGCAAAGGCGTTGGAAATGGAGACCTGCAGGCCCACATTGGAGATTGGGGTAATCCGTGTGTATGGCAAGTGGAAATCACGAAGGCGCAGTCTAAAAATatatgaataaaaagaaaagtcatGTTACAGTGGTTCCTTGCTCCCAAGTGCAAGacaagggagggagggagggagggagggagggagggagggagggagggagggagggagggagggagggagggagggagggagggagggagggagggagggagggagggagggagggagggagggagggagggagggagggagggagggagggagggagggagggtgaGCAGGACAGAGTGGAGTCACTACACTGGCAGTATCCCCAGCTGCAGTTCTGTTGCTGCAAAGCTATGCCtggcagggacacacagagcagagcGGCACCTTTGGGAATGTGGCCCTTGCAGccacccacagcagctccaaacgctgcactgcaggagcagagaggcacccagagcagcagggagcttGCATTTCCACACGGGCTGGGCTCCTGCTCCACATGGGAACGTGTGCCCTGGTCCCACAGGCAAGGCCATCTCCACTACCCCGGCTTTGATTGCACACAATCCACCCATACCCAGGGGGCTGTGACCCCAGTTCCCTTTCTCCCCATGGGTAAGGAGTGAAATGGGAACATACCTGCCTGTACCAAGGATAGGGCAAACATCTCAGGGAGCTGAGGAAGGGACAGGATGGTCCTCACTGCTCCAGGggctccccaccctccccatCCTTCCTGCCCCTTGCCTAGGTGGCTCCAAGGCACTGGCAGGGCTCACCTGGAGAGCTCATAGTGTACTTTCCCCACGCGCAAGACACGAGAGTCACCCGAGATGTCTGGCAGCTTCAGCTGGGCCAGCTCCTTCTCCAGGATTTTGATCCCCTGCTCGTGGGCTGAAGGGACACAGGGAGAGCATCACTCCCACTGCCACAAGAGCTGGAGCACACACTGAGAACGCAGCAGAAGGATCAAATGAAAGATCCAGGTGATGCTGCCTCCCAGGCTGTCTTTAAAGCAAACCTCCGTGCATAGAGCCCTGTGAGCACACAGGCAATGCTGCCTGGTGCCCTGCTTGCAGCCCCAGGGGAAGGTGGTGGCCACAGAAAGGAGAATGTCCCAGTCCTCACCCTCCAGGCTGCCAACCGGGTGAGGTGTGTGGGAGGTCCGAGGAACTGGGCACTCCATGCCCATTGCCTGCAGGCAAAAGTCGAGGGAGTAAAGGTCCCAGGGAGCAGCACGGCATCAGTGGGTGCTGCACCCTTGACTCCATCTGAGAAGGGGAGTCACGTTCTCTCCCACAcggctggcagagctgcctggtAAATGAGCTGTTTCTCACACAGTGTATTTCAATCCATAACTGCGCTCTGCTGGAGCCAGGGCTCTGCCTGCTTCGATAAAACCAGCACGGGGCCCATCCATCTCTGTCACTGCCCCACCCCAGAACTCCCCAgctcctttctcctctgcagctccctcctccaGGGTTCTCAGCTCAGCTGCCTGGACGTGCTGTGGGACCAGCACTCTCCTGCTGTGCCGGCCCCCGACactgcctggctgcagctccctgagaCTCCACAGTGCTGACCCCTCTGCAGATCCTCCATCAAGTTGTGGGGTGGGGGGCATGCAGGTGCAACAGGGGAAGCCCTGGAAAATGGTGCATTTGGCACCCCTGTCCTAGGATTTCCCCATCCTGCCCCTGTGCTCCTCACATGGGCACCCACAGCCAAGGATCCCCcatcctgccctggcacccTGCACTTCTCCCAGGGTACCTGGCTCCACACCTCTGCCACCAGCACATCTGTGAGGAGAGAAATCAGAAGCAGAACCCACCGTAGTCCAAGCCTGCCTGGGTGATCCTCACCACGAAGCCGGGGTTGGTGGCTGTGGTGAGTGCCAGGCACAAGGCCAGTGCCCCGCAAGCCACTGCCAGGCTCTGCACTCCCATCCTGGCTTCCCGCAATGCTGGGCtcggctgggctgggctctcccTGGCCACACCACCTTTATATCCCTGCCAAAATGGGAACTGCAACTGTGGTGTTCAGAGCCACGGGGGGCGTCCCCGGGACTTCCTGCTTGGCCACTGCCCTGCTCcgctgtgctgctggcaccatGGCATGGCCCAGTACAGAGGCACACCTGGTGCCTCTCACTGAAGGCAGGGAAGGGGCACTGGAAACTGGGAGCCAACAGCCCAATATCCAGCTCTCTGTCAGTGCCAGCAATCCCTGCCTGTGGCATCCTcagtggagcagagctgggtttggCACTGCCAGCTGAGCCTGACAGAGCCACATTCCTGCAGTCTGTACCTGGCAAAAGCTGGgaacagcccaggctgcccaggagcagtgtcccagccctgctgctctccacCTCTGTGCCATGGCTCTCCTGGCTACTCCGTGAGCTgcttctgtcacaccacagacCTGCCAATGGCACCAGAGCAGCCTTGGGGCACAGCAGTGGCCAAAGAAGGCAGGTCACAGCTTGTCACCTCATGTGAGcagaccccagggacccccacacccagcagggctggcaaaggagaacccacctgggctgggcagcTGCACCAGGGCAACTTCAGTGGGTTGCCCTGCACCTCCAGAGCCTGTCACAGGGCTCCTGCACAGAGCAACCACGCACGGGAGGAGACATCCATCAGCCCAGGATCAAGCTCCAAAGACAGCACTTCTGAGGCCTGATATGTCACAGCTCTTGTCACGATGGCTGGAGATaggggcaggagctgagtgCAGCCAGGCAGGTGTGAGGGGACAACATCCCTGAGCCCCtccagccaggagagctgggctggctggtCCCTTCTTGCAGGACAAAAGtgagggaagaagaaatgcTTCAGTTACTTTCATTTCCTGTTGGGGTCCAAGCACAGGAAACCCACAGCTGCTGATGCAGGCAGATCTCATGCAGGATCCAGGGAAGTCCTGACTGCCAGAGGCAACATCCTTGAGCCAAACAAAGATGTTGTGAAATGCTGCTGTTACTCAAGCACAGCAATCCCTCCgtgctgcagcctcaggagACCCCAAGGGAtgagatcatggagtccaaACTGGAGGAACTCAGCACGTGGAGATTGAAGATGGAGAGATCAAGGCATTCTGTTCCCCTTTGCCTTTTGTCCCACGAGTTTTCAGCAGGGTCACTTGCAGGCTGCCTGGCAAATGACCAGCAAATGCCCACTGGGCTTTTATGAGTGGCTACAGCCTTGGAAAGAGGCGCTGCAGTCGCTGTCAGCTCTGGGACTTGGGAAACAGGGACGTGGCAAGGATGGTGCCAGCAGAGAGGGACAAATgacccagggcagagctgtgtcccagAGGCACCCACCATCACCACCCACAGGCCGTGACTCCATCAGTGCCAACCCAATCCATTGCTGGGAGCTAGAGACCCATGGGCTGAGCTCCTTTTGCCCAGAAAGAAACATCCAAGAGCAGAGGAGAAAGGCAAAAGGCCAAATCCACACTCACAGCCTCCTTGGCATTGTGACTCTCCCTGTCACCCATCATCAGCCCTTAGCTGGGTCGGGCTCAGTTTGCAGCAGGAGCTCCCAAACCTCCCATGGTGACAATCCCATCTCTCTGAAGACCTGTGTCAAAACAACATTCAAGGAGTTCAGGAGGAGCATGGGGGAATCAGAACTGTTCCATAAGGAGAAATGAAATTTTCTAGGGAATAATGCAGAGAGGAAGCAAAACCAGGAAGTCTTGCCCCTGGCTTTGAGCAAATTTTGAAGTTGAAGTGAAAAAAAGCCTTCAAAGAGCTGAACTCTGACCAAACACTACCGTGTTTGGCAAGGAAGAGCCAAAACCACATCTAAAGCTCAACACATGTGCCGATCCCGGGAGTGCTTCCTGcaagtggtgacagaggggatGGAACATGAAATCCTGCCCTGCCTGATCCCGCCCTTTGGACAGGTAAAGGCTTCTGCTGCCgagctgctctgcctcttcTGGGAGTGTGGGGTCTGCTCCACTGGGGAAAGGCTGGctcccccaggctgctggagaaggAATGGGAATGGTCAGATGGGAACCACGAGCCCAGGAGA
It includes:
- the LOC131585143 gene encoding bactericidal permeability-increasing protein-like isoform X2, which translates into the protein MGVQSLAVACGALALCLALTTATNPGFVVRITQAGLDYAHEQGIKILEKELAQLKLPDISGDSRVLRVGKVHYELSRLRLRDFHLPYTRITPISNVGLQVSISNAFAELDGDWRVKFFFVRDHGSFNLKVENVYIKIFLSLGSDATGKPTISTSDCSARISKVRVLFSGRLGWLYNLFHSVIESRLRKILESKVCDNVAKSVQNELQTYIQTLPVTARIDGKIGLDYALVAPPRATAQSLDADLKGEFYSLAHRSTVPFSPPPLALPPDHDRMVYFGASSYFFNTACIAYHKAGALVFEITEAMIPKDVGFKLDTSVFSAFIPQLEEMYPNMPMKFRLSAPTAPFLTIGPGGISFQPIVDAQAYAILPNSSLAPLFLLSLTGNVSAVINVRSGHIVGSLDVGRIRLSLKDSAVGTFQVRMMQSLMNALTSSTLLPHLNARLDEGFPLPLLDRIQLSNTLMKFYQNFMLLGADVHFQPRA
- the LOC131585143 gene encoding bactericidal permeability-increasing protein-like isoform X1, producing the protein MGVQSLAVACGALALCLALTTATNPGFVVRITQAGLDYAHEQGIKILEKELAQLKLPDISGDSRVLRVGKVHYELSRLRLRDFHLPYTRITPISNVGLQVSISNAFAELDGDWRVKFFFVSRDHGSFNLKVENVYIKIFLSLGSDATGKPTISTSDCSARISKVRVLFSGRLGWLYNLFHSVIESRLRKILESKVCDNVAKSVQNELQTYIQTLPVTARIDGKIGLDYALVAPPRATAQSLDADLKGEFYSLAHRSTVPFSPPPLALPPDHDRMVYFGASSYFFNTACIAYHKAGALVFEITEAMIPKDVGFKLDTSVFSAFIPQLEEMYPNMPMKFRLSAPTAPFLTIGPGGISFQPIVDAQAYAILPNSSLAPLFLLSLTGNVSAVINVRSGHIVGSLDVGRIRLSLKDSAVGTFQVRMMQSLMNALTSSTLLPHLNARLDEGFPLPLLDRIQLSNTLMKFYQNFMLLGADVHFQPRA